A single Candidatus Methylomirabilota bacterium DNA region contains:
- a CDS encoding uroporphyrinogen-III synthase has product MRAEGVETARPLADRVVVVTRAAAQAGALRDALEADGARVVVMPTIVIEPPADWAPLDAAFDHAADYRWVIFTSVNGVEMTRGRLAERGGGAEVLRGRRIAAIGPATAKALEAWGYPAELVPEEYVAEGLVRRLAEVVAAGDRVLLPRAAETRDLLLRELAALGARVDEVAAYRTRPAEGTGAELRALLARGAVDVVTFTSSSTVRHFAALFAPDEMAALMRDVRVACIGPVTRDTADRFGLATAIMPTEYTIPALAAAIARHYEREKRS; this is encoded by the coding sequence GTGCGAGCGGAAGGCGTCGAGACCGCGCGGCCCCTGGCCGACAGGGTCGTGGTGGTCACGCGCGCGGCGGCTCAGGCGGGCGCGCTCCGCGACGCCCTCGAGGCCGACGGCGCCCGCGTCGTCGTCATGCCCACCATCGTGATCGAGCCGCCCGCCGACTGGGCGCCCCTGGATGCCGCGTTCGATCACGCGGCCGACTATCGCTGGGTGATCTTCACCAGTGTCAATGGCGTGGAGATGACGCGCGGCCGGCTCGCCGAGCGCGGCGGAGGGGCCGAGGTGCTGCGCGGGCGCCGCATCGCCGCCATCGGTCCCGCCACCGCCAAGGCCCTCGAGGCATGGGGTTACCCCGCCGAGCTGGTGCCCGAGGAGTACGTCGCCGAGGGGCTGGTGCGCCGGCTCGCCGAGGTCGTCGCCGCGGGTGACCGGGTCCTCTTGCCGCGGGCCGCGGAGACCCGCGACCTGCTCCTGCGCGAGCTCGCCGCGCTGGGCGCGCGCGTGGACGAGGTGGCGGCCTACCGCACGCGCCCGGCGGAGGGCACGGGCGCCGAGCTCCGGGCGCTGCTCGCGCGGGGCGCCGTCGACGTCGTAACGTTCACCAGCTCCTCCACCGTCCGGCACTTCGCGGCGCTGTTCGCCCCGGACGAGATGGCCGCGCTGATGCGCGACGTCCGGGTCGCCTGCATCGGTCCGGTGACGCGCGACACCGCCGACCGCTTTGGACTCGCCACCGCGATCATGCCGACCGAGTACACGATCCCCGCGCTCGCCGCGGCCATCGCCCGCCATTACGAGCGCGAGAAGAGGAGCTGA
- the fdhD gene encoding formate dehydrogenase accessory sulfurtransferase FdhD yields MRTFFVLRRGRLEEVHAEVVREQPLTVYVNGERFLTLLCTPLKLDALVLGYLWMEKVIGGVEDVTALTVSEVDGRADVTLTRPVTLPTERILTSGCGGGITFRIDPRLFTRLDSPLRVRPADLAARMKDLYGEAVQYQASRGIHGAALADPGRLLVVAEDVGRHNAVDKLKGEALLRNLATTDRLLLSTGRISSEMLLKAARMGVPLVASRTSPTEMAVALAEQLGITVVGYVRPDSLNLYTGEAVAVDEAG; encoded by the coding sequence ATGAGGACTTTCTTCGTGCTCCGCCGAGGCCGCCTCGAGGAGGTGCACGCCGAGGTCGTGCGCGAGCAGCCGCTCACCGTCTACGTGAACGGCGAGCGCTTCCTGACCCTCCTCTGCACGCCCCTGAAGCTGGACGCGCTGGTGCTCGGCTATCTCTGGATGGAGAAGGTGATCGGCGGCGTCGAGGACGTGACCGCGCTCACCGTGTCCGAGGTGGATGGGCGCGCGGACGTCACGCTCACGCGGCCGGTGACGCTGCCCACCGAGCGCATCCTCACCTCAGGGTGCGGCGGCGGCATCACGTTCCGGATCGATCCCCGGCTCTTCACGCGGCTGGATTCTCCGCTGCGCGTGCGCCCCGCAGATCTGGCCGCCCGCATGAAAGACCTCTACGGCGAGGCCGTGCAGTATCAGGCCTCCCGCGGCATTCACGGCGCCGCTCTCGCCGATCCCGGCCGCCTGCTCGTGGTCGCGGAGGACGTCGGTCGTCACAACGCGGTCGACAAGCTCAAGGGCGAGGCCCTCCTGCGCAACCTCGCCACCACGGACCGCCTGCTCCTCTCCACCGGGCGCATCTCCTCCGAGATGCTGCTGAAGGCCGCGCGCATGGGGGTGCCGCTCGTCGCCTCACGCACTTCGCCCACCGAGATGGCGGTGGCGCTGGCCGAGCAGCTCGGCATCACCGTGGTCGGCTACGTGCGCCCCGACAGCCTCAACCTCTATACGGGCGAGGCGGTCGCGGTGGACGAGGCCGGCTGA
- a CDS encoding Rrf2 family transcriptional regulator, with translation MRISAKGEYAIKAMLDLALADGAGLRPIQDIAARQDIPQRYLEQVLLGLTRAGLLVSKRGSAGGYRLARAADQVTVGDVLRAVEGPVNGLEPVRRGRGRIARDPVADLSELWREIDEAVSGVVDRITFEDLRKRAEERRSVARAMYHI, from the coding sequence GTGAGGATTTCCGCCAAGGGCGAGTACGCGATCAAGGCCATGCTGGATCTCGCGCTCGCGGACGGCGCCGGGCTCCGGCCGATCCAGGACATCGCGGCGCGCCAGGACATCCCGCAGCGCTACCTCGAGCAGGTGCTGCTGGGGCTGACCCGCGCCGGGCTGCTCGTGTCCAAGCGGGGCTCGGCGGGCGGATACCGGCTCGCGCGTGCCGCCGATCAGGTGACGGTCGGCGACGTGCTCCGTGCGGTGGAGGGCCCGGTGAACGGGCTCGAGCCGGTGCGCCGCGGGCGTGGACGGATCGCGCGGGACCCGGTGGCCGATCTGTCCGAGCTCTGGCGCGAGATCGACGAGGCGGTATCCGGCGTGGTGGACCGCATCACGTTCGAGGACCTGAGGAAGCGGGCGGAAGAGCGGCGCAGCGTCGCGCGGGCCATGTATCACATCTAG
- the ccsA gene encoding cytochrome c biogenesis protein CcsA: MRAIAANAVLYDVALTAYIVAMAAALGHLVRRRESLWRFAMIATQVGWILHTLAITVRGVELGRLPILTPSELVSVVIWAAVLLEIWAERQYGMRALGAFVLPVVVGLGLGLPTGLRTLALEPAIRSAWIWVHVALALLGLAALVLNFAAALMYLLQERQLKARRPSAVYYRLPPLETLDRLSHRTLTLGFPFLTAGLLLGLLWAGVAWGSVLTWDPIALFSLVMWVVYAATLAGRTVGHWHGRRAAYFAIVGFCALLLTLGAGLLLQGRHGA; the protein is encoded by the coding sequence GTGCGCGCGATCGCCGCCAACGCCGTGCTCTACGACGTGGCGCTCACCGCCTATATCGTGGCGATGGCCGCCGCCCTCGGCCACCTCGTGCGCCGCCGCGAGAGCCTCTGGCGCTTCGCGATGATCGCCACCCAGGTCGGCTGGATCCTCCACACCCTCGCGATCACGGTGCGAGGCGTCGAGCTGGGTCGCCTGCCCATCCTCACGCCCTCGGAGCTCGTGTCGGTCGTGATCTGGGCCGCCGTGCTGCTCGAGATCTGGGCCGAGCGTCAGTACGGCATGCGCGCGCTGGGCGCCTTCGTCCTCCCGGTCGTCGTCGGCCTGGGGCTAGGGCTGCCCACCGGGCTCCGCACGCTCGCGCTCGAGCCGGCGATCCGGAGCGCGTGGATCTGGGTGCATGTGGCGCTCGCCCTCCTGGGCCTGGCCGCGCTCGTGCTGAACTTCGCCGCCGCCCTGATGTATCTCCTCCAGGAGCGTCAGCTCAAGGCGCGGCGCCCGAGCGCCGTCTACTACCGGCTGCCGCCGCTGGAGACGCTCGACCGGCTGAGCCATCGCACGCTCACCCTCGGCTTTCCCTTCCTCACCGCCGGACTCCTGCTCGGGCTCCTGTGGGCCGGCGTCGCCTGGGGCTCCGTGCTGACATGGGATCCCATCGCGCTGTTCTCGCTGGTCATGTGGGTGGTCTACGCGGCCACCCTCGCCGGCCGCACCGTCGGGCACTGGCACGGGCGGCGCGCAGCGTATTTCGCCATCGTGGGCTTCTGCGCGCTGCTCCTGACACTGGGCGCGGGCCTTCTCCTCCAGGGGCGGCACGGCGCATGA
- the hemA gene encoding glutamyl-tRNA reductase → MTATLFVAGMSHRTAPVEVREVLALEEDKLREVLAVLGADGPAAELMILSTCNRVEVYGVADVPGEARAAAFRALGAHRGVTLAAVEPLLVTATQEEAVRHAFRVAASLDSLVVGEPQILGQVKDAFALAQACRTVGPVLSALMSQAFSVAKRVRTETEVGRLAVSVSSTAVELARKIFGSLEGKGVLLLGAGEMAELAARLLMESGAMPLYVANRTAARARDLAQALAGTAVAMSDVPAMMARVDVVIAATAAPEPVVRVADARAAAHARGARPLFLIDLGVPRNVEAAVNHLDGVFCYDVDDLQQVVEANLRERQREAQRAESLVEREVAKFLARLRDVEVVPTIVSLRERLEAIRRGELDKALARLPGASEETRQVLEALSQSIVNKVLHTPIEKLRDSSRAGHGRRWIEVVSEVFGLRPGDRPDR, encoded by the coding sequence ATGACCGCCACGCTCTTCGTCGCGGGCATGAGCCATCGCACCGCCCCCGTCGAGGTGCGTGAGGTCCTGGCGCTGGAGGAGGACAAGCTCCGCGAGGTGCTGGCCGTGCTGGGCGCGGATGGACCGGCCGCCGAGCTGATGATCCTCTCCACCTGCAACCGGGTGGAGGTGTACGGAGTCGCGGACGTCCCGGGCGAGGCGCGGGCGGCGGCCTTCCGCGCGCTGGGCGCCCACCGCGGCGTGACGCTCGCCGCCGTCGAGCCGCTCCTCGTCACCGCCACCCAGGAAGAGGCGGTGCGCCACGCGTTCCGGGTGGCGGCAAGCCTCGATTCCCTGGTGGTGGGCGAGCCGCAGATCCTGGGCCAGGTGAAGGACGCCTTCGCGTTGGCCCAGGCGTGCCGAACCGTCGGACCGGTGCTGAGCGCGCTCATGAGCCAGGCCTTCAGCGTGGCCAAGCGGGTACGCACGGAGACCGAGGTCGGCCGCCTCGCCGTGTCCGTGTCGTCCACCGCGGTGGAGCTGGCGCGTAAGATCTTCGGCAGCCTCGAGGGTAAGGGTGTGCTCCTGCTCGGCGCCGGCGAGATGGCGGAGCTGGCCGCGCGGCTCCTCATGGAGAGCGGCGCCATGCCGCTGTACGTGGCCAACCGCACCGCGGCGCGCGCGCGGGATCTCGCCCAGGCCCTCGCGGGCACGGCGGTGGCCATGTCGGATGTGCCGGCGATGATGGCGCGGGTGGACGTGGTGATCGCCGCCACCGCGGCCCCGGAGCCGGTGGTGCGCGTCGCCGACGCGCGCGCGGCCGCGCACGCGCGCGGCGCCCGCCCGCTGTTCCTCATCGATCTCGGCGTGCCCCGCAACGTGGAGGCCGCGGTCAACCACCTCGACGGCGTGTTCTGCTACGACGTGGACGATCTCCAGCAGGTGGTGGAGGCGAATCTCCGCGAGCGCCAGCGCGAGGCCCAGCGGGCGGAGTCGCTGGTGGAGCGCGAGGTGGCCAAGTTCCTCGCCCGGCTCCGTGACGTCGAAGTCGTGCCCACCATCGTCTCGCTGCGCGAGCGCCTGGAAGCGATTCGTCGCGGCGAGCTCGACAAGGCCCTCGCCCGGCTTCCCGGCGCGAGCGAGGAGACGCGCCAGGTGCTCGAGGCCCTCTCCCAGTCCATCGTGAACAAGGTCCTGCACACGCCCATCGAGAAGCTCCGTGACTCCTCGCGGGCCGGTCACGGCCGCCGCTGGATCGAGGTGGTGTCGGAGGTGTTCGGGCTGCGGCCCGGCGACAGGCCGGACCGATGA
- the hemB gene encoding porphobilinogen synthase: MPYPVYRPRRLRESPLLRRMVRETVLRTDDLILPFFTVHGRGVREPISSMPGQFRLSIDELLKECKDAASMGIPAVLLFGLPRDKDPRGSEAYAEDGIIQQAVRAVKDSIPDLLVITDVCLCEYTSHGHCGVVEEDQVKNDPTLDLIARTALSHAEAGADMVAPSDMMDGRVGAIREALDESGYQETPIMAYSAKYASAFYGPFREAADSAPQFGDRRSYQMDPANAQEALREVALDVDEGADIVMVKPALPYLDVVARVKQEFGVPVAAYSVSGEYAMIRAAGQLGWLDEERAMMEALTGIRRAGADLIITYFAKEAARLIEQGRA; the protein is encoded by the coding sequence ATGCCGTATCCCGTCTACCGTCCCCGCCGCCTGCGTGAGTCGCCGCTGCTGCGCCGTATGGTGCGCGAGACCGTGCTGCGGACCGACGACCTCATCCTGCCCTTCTTCACGGTGCACGGGCGGGGCGTGCGCGAGCCCATCAGCTCCATGCCCGGGCAGTTCCGGCTCTCGATCGACGAGCTGTTGAAGGAGTGCAAGGACGCCGCGTCCATGGGCATCCCCGCGGTGCTGCTGTTCGGGCTCCCGCGCGACAAGGATCCCCGTGGGAGCGAAGCCTACGCCGAGGATGGGATCATCCAGCAGGCGGTGCGCGCGGTGAAGGACAGCATCCCCGACCTGCTCGTGATCACCGACGTGTGCCTCTGCGAGTACACCAGCCACGGCCATTGCGGGGTGGTGGAGGAGGACCAGGTCAAGAACGATCCCACGCTCGACCTCATCGCCCGCACCGCGCTCTCCCACGCGGAGGCGGGCGCGGACATGGTGGCGCCGTCGGACATGATGGATGGCCGCGTCGGCGCGATTCGCGAGGCCCTGGACGAGTCGGGTTATCAGGAGACGCCGATCATGGCGTACTCGGCGAAGTACGCCTCCGCGTTCTACGGGCCCTTCCGCGAGGCGGCCGACTCGGCGCCGCAGTTCGGCGACCGGCGCTCCTACCAGATGGATCCCGCGAACGCCCAGGAGGCCCTGCGCGAGGTGGCGCTCGACGTCGACGAGGGCGCGGACATCGTGATGGTCAAGCCTGCCCTGCCGTACCTGGACGTGGTCGCGCGGGTGAAGCAGGAATTCGGCGTCCCGGTCGCCGCGTACTCGGTGTCGGGGGAGTACGCGATGATCCGCGCCGCCGGACAGCTCGGCTGGCTCGACGAGGAGCGCGCGATGATGGAGGCGCTCACCGGGATTCGCCGCGCCGGGGCCGACCTCATCATCACCTACTTCGCCAAGGAGGCGGCGCGGCTCATCGAGCAGGGCCGGGCGTGA
- the hemC gene encoding hydroxymethylbilane synthase, giving the protein MKVRIGTRGSRLALVQAEAVAAGLRARGARVEIVAIRTSGDQLATVPLADFGGKALFIKEVEDALLAGHVDVAVHSLKDMPAALPPGLTLAAFPRREDPADVLVTRDGRGLDDLPPGARVGTSSLRRRVLLQRMRPDLLDVPIRGNVDTRLRKLADGQYDALVLARAGLVRLGIEPPAMVRLPVDTFLPAAGQGILGVEARAGEAPLLELLATLDHTETRIQAEAERAFLYRLGAGCHTPVAGFARLAGPALSVAGFVASGDGNTVLTAAVSGAPSGARALGEKLAEELLARGAGALLIADGTSREGER; this is encoded by the coding sequence ATGAAGGTCCGGATCGGCACGCGCGGGAGCCGTCTCGCCCTCGTCCAGGCCGAGGCGGTGGCGGCTGGGCTGCGCGCGCGAGGCGCCAGGGTCGAGATCGTCGCCATCCGCACCTCGGGCGATCAGCTCGCCACCGTGCCGCTCGCCGACTTTGGCGGCAAGGCGCTCTTCATCAAGGAGGTGGAGGACGCCCTCCTCGCCGGCCACGTGGATGTCGCCGTGCACAGCCTCAAGGACATGCCGGCCGCCTTGCCTCCCGGCCTCACCCTCGCCGCCTTTCCGCGCCGCGAGGACCCGGCGGATGTCCTGGTGACGCGCGACGGCCGCGGCCTCGACGACCTCCCCCCGGGCGCGCGCGTGGGCACCTCGAGCCTGCGACGGCGGGTGCTCCTCCAGCGTATGCGACCCGACCTCTTGGATGTCCCCATTCGCGGCAATGTGGACACGCGGCTTCGGAAGCTCGCGGACGGCCAGTACGACGCGCTGGTGCTTGCGCGGGCCGGTCTCGTCCGGCTCGGGATCGAGCCCCCGGCCATGGTCCGCCTGCCCGTCGACACGTTTCTGCCGGCGGCGGGGCAGGGAATCCTGGGCGTGGAGGCGCGCGCGGGCGAGGCGCCGCTGCTTGAACTTCTGGCCACCCTGGACCACACTGAGACCCGGATCCAGGCTGAGGCGGAGCGGGCGTTTCTCTACCGCCTGGGTGCCGGCTGCCACACCCCGGTGGCGGGATTCGCCCGGCTGGCCGGCCCCGCCCTCTCGGTGGCCGGGTTCGTCGCGAGCGGGGACGGCAACACGGTCCTCACTGCGGCGGTGAGCGGTGCCCCATCCGGGGCTCGGGCGCTGGGGGAGAAGCTCGCGGAGGAGCTGCTGGCGCGGGGCGCGGGCGCCCTGCTGATCGCGGACGGAACATCTCGGGAAGGAGAGCGCTGA